From Pseudomonas sp. LS1212, the proteins below share one genomic window:
- the rpmE gene encoding 50S ribosomal protein L31 — protein sequence MKTDIHPEYPAVAVVCSCGNKFETRSTYGKQLAIDVCNECHPFYTGKQKTLDTGGRVQRFADRFGAFGAKKA from the coding sequence ATGAAAACCGATATCCATCCAGAATACCCAGCAGTTGCTGTAGTTTGCAGCTGCGGCAACAAGTTCGAAACTCGTTCGACCTATGGCAAGCAACTGGCGATCGACGTTTGCAACGAGTGCCACCCGTTCTACACCGGCAAGCAGAAGACTCTGGACACCGGTGGTCGCGTTCAGAGGTTCGCCGATCGTTTCGGTGCTTTCGGTGCGAAAAAGGCCTGA
- a CDS encoding SPOR domain-containing protein: MAAKKKPAPKRGASRYQAPAKQPIPGWLWMAIGLTVGAFIVFLMKLEPGGDDIKRVKIEQQKAEKIAEANKTAPSPQQPVKPKYDFYTLLPESEVIVPPEAVPEKTPPVPAQAPVTPAEAAKIDTARAQAALSGLTPPPAPPVIKPAATTQFFLQAGSFRKQTDADKVRAQIILLGQAVQVESGTVREETWYRVLVGPFSNRQQLTTAQKQLAGSGFSNLLLQQRQTRQ; the protein is encoded by the coding sequence TTGGCTGCCAAGAAAAAACCCGCGCCAAAACGTGGTGCCAGCCGCTATCAAGCTCCTGCAAAGCAACCCATTCCCGGATGGTTGTGGATGGCGATCGGCCTCACGGTTGGCGCCTTTATAGTGTTTCTGATGAAACTCGAGCCCGGTGGCGACGACATCAAGCGGGTCAAGATCGAGCAGCAGAAGGCCGAGAAGATTGCCGAGGCCAACAAGACCGCGCCGAGCCCCCAGCAACCGGTGAAGCCGAAGTACGACTTCTATACCCTGCTGCCGGAATCGGAAGTCATCGTGCCGCCCGAGGCCGTACCTGAGAAAACCCCGCCGGTCCCGGCACAGGCGCCGGTGACCCCGGCTGAAGCGGCCAAGATCGACACCGCACGGGCCCAGGCGGCCTTGAGCGGGCTGACGCCGCCACCGGCGCCACCGGTGATCAAGCCGGCAGCCACCACGCAGTTCTTCCTGCAGGCCGGTTCGTTCCGCAAGCAGACCGACGCCGACAAGGTCCGCGCACAGATCATCCTGCTCGGACAGGCGGTCCAGGTGGAGTCCGGCACCGTGCGCGAAGAAACCTGGTATCGGGTGTTGGTCGGACCGTTCAGCAACCGCCAACAGCTGACCACGGCGCAGAAGCAGTTGGCGGGTAGCGGGTTCAGTAATTTGTTGTTGCAGCAGCGGCAGACGCGGCAGTAG
- a CDS encoding DUF971 domain-containing protein produces MTASANNRLPSAIELHKASKTLTLKYGPDEVYHLPAEFLRVHSPSAEVQGHGKPILQYGKLGVGLSKIEPAGQYALKLTFDDGHDSGLFTWDYLYQLAVRQEQLWADYLDELKSAGKSRDPAVSIVKLML; encoded by the coding sequence ATGACCGCATCCGCCAACAATCGATTGCCCAGCGCCATCGAACTGCACAAGGCCTCGAAAACCCTGACCCTCAAATACGGGCCGGACGAGGTGTATCACTTGCCCGCCGAATTCCTGCGGGTGCACTCCCCTTCCGCCGAGGTCCAGGGCCACGGCAAACCTATCCTGCAATACGGCAAGCTTGGCGTTGGCCTGAGCAAGATCGAGCCGGCCGGCCAGTACGCACTCAAACTGACCTTCGACGACGGTCACGACAGCGGCCTGTTCACCTGGGACTATCTGTATCAGCTCGCCGTCCGCCAGGAGCAACTCTGGGCAGACTATCTCGATGAGTTGAAAAGTGCCGGAAAATCCCGCGATCCTGCCGTATCCATCGTCAAACTGATGCTCTAG
- a CDS encoding thermonuclease family protein, producing the protein MKKASLAGAFFVSAIWLAPTQAFCTAPGGLQAAQVREVVDGDTVRLQDGRSVRLIGVNAPEIGRKGRPTEPFADAARKRLQALVDESDGRVGLLAGEQGRDHYGRTLAHAFGVRGNNFEAQLLAEGLGYLVAVAPNVALVDCQQQAELAARQGRLGLWRQSPVVGADTLNRSGFALISGRVSAIERNRGGIWIELGTSVVLHVSPKLQKSFPSSSFDGLNGQQVVARGWVIDRSRRGGLKPGQARWMLPLTAPAMLERID; encoded by the coding sequence ATGAAAAAGGCGTCCCTTGCGGGCGCTTTTTTTGTGTCCGCGATTTGGCTGGCGCCCACGCAGGCATTCTGTACGGCCCCGGGCGGCCTGCAGGCGGCGCAGGTGCGCGAGGTGGTCGACGGCGATACCGTGCGCTTGCAGGACGGGCGCAGTGTGCGCCTGATCGGTGTCAATGCCCCTGAAATCGGCCGCAAGGGGCGCCCCACCGAACCCTTCGCCGATGCGGCGCGCAAGCGCTTGCAGGCTTTGGTGGACGAGAGTGATGGGCGCGTCGGGCTGCTTGCCGGTGAGCAGGGTCGTGATCATTACGGTCGCACCCTGGCCCACGCTTTTGGTGTTCGGGGCAATAATTTCGAGGCGCAATTGCTCGCCGAGGGGCTTGGCTATCTGGTGGCTGTGGCGCCAAATGTGGCGCTGGTCGATTGCCAGCAGCAGGCTGAGCTGGCTGCGCGCCAGGGCCGATTGGGCCTCTGGCGGCAGTCTCCGGTGGTCGGCGCGGACACCTTGAACCGATCGGGATTTGCGCTGATCAGCGGCCGAGTCAGTGCGATCGAGCGTAATCGTGGTGGTATCTGGATCGAACTGGGCACTTCGGTGGTGCTCCATGTGTCGCCGAAGTTACAAAAATCGTTTCCGTCATCGTCGTTCGACGGGCTCAACGGGCAGCAGGTAGTAGCGCGTGGCTGGGTTATCGATCGATCCCGGCGCGGCGGACTGAAGCCCGGCCAGGCACGCTGGATGTTGCCCCTGACCGCCCCGGCCATGCTTGAGCGAATCGACTGA
- the hslV gene encoding ATP-dependent protease subunit HslV: MTTIVSVRRHGKVVMGGDGQVSLGNTVMKGNAKKVRRLYHGQVIAGFAGATADAFTLFERFEGQLEKHQGHLVRAAVELAKEWRTDRTLSRLEAMLAVANKDASLIITGNGDVVEPEDGLIAMGSGGAFAQAAARALLMKTDLSAREITETALGIAGDICVFTNHNITIEEQDLAE; this comes from the coding sequence TTGACCACCATCGTTTCAGTCCGCCGCCACGGCAAAGTCGTCATGGGCGGCGACGGCCAGGTTTCCCTCGGTAATACCGTGATGAAAGGCAACGCCAAGAAAGTGCGCCGCCTGTACCACGGCCAGGTCATCGCCGGCTTCGCCGGTGCCACCGCCGACGCTTTCACCCTGTTCGAACGCTTCGAAGGGCAACTTGAAAAACATCAGGGCCACCTCGTGCGGGCGGCCGTGGAACTGGCCAAGGAGTGGCGCACCGACCGCACCCTGAGCCGTCTGGAAGCCATGCTGGCCGTAGCCAACAAGGACGCTTCGCTGATCATCACCGGAAACGGCGATGTGGTTGAACCCGAAGACGGCCTGATCGCCATGGGTTCCGGTGGCGCCTTCGCCCAGGCTGCTGCCCGTGCCCTACTGATGAAGACCGACCTGTCGGCCCGCGAAATCACCGAAACCGCACTGGGTATCGCCGGTGATATCTGCGTGTTCACCAACCACAACATCACTATCGAGGAGCAGGACCTCGCGGAATAA
- a CDS encoding primosomal protein N' produces the protein MPDVILRLALPSPLRRLFDYRAPAGMARSALTPGMRLRVPFGRREMIGILIEITDRSEVPAEKLKPAIALLDPVSPLPPALFKLCLWTAQYYQHSLGDTLSWALPVLLRQGDPAEARQERFWQISPGARLDDPRISRAPRQREALATLAQHPHGVAHQLLGKLMLSKDSLDLLLAKELVQVEVRRHAPSERHEHWLAQPELPLNDEQKAAFNAVQAGFGSFHAFLLAGVTGSGKTEVYLQLIRETLEAGKQALILIPEINLGPQTLARFEQRFNARIALLHSAVNDRERLEAWLAARDGEADIIIGTRSALFTPMKNPGLIIIDEEHDGSYKQQEGLRYHARDLALVRARQENIPILLGSATPSLESLHNAHNGRYGLLRLNHRAGGAQQPRFLRLDVKSRPLDSGISGPMQQAIGQTLAAGQQVLVFLNRRGFAPTLLCHDCGWLSECSRCDARMTVHQRSGELRCHHCGYVERVPRQCPQCAKVDLRPVGAGTERAEERLSILFPDYPVLRVDRDSTSRKDAMNQLFATIQRGQPCILVGTQMLAKGHHFPRVTLVSILDADGGLFSGDFRASERMAQLIVQVAGRAGRAEEPGKVIIQTHLADHPLLVQLTEQGYFAFADQALSERRAAGLPPFAHLALLRAEAHKPGQAEGFLDEACSEAERLLAELNLGGIELLGPVPAPMERRAGRYRAQLLLQANARAPLHRLLSAWLLQLEQMPSGRQVRWSLDVDPVDLY, from the coding sequence GTGCCCGACGTCATTCTGCGCCTCGCCCTACCCTCGCCGCTGCGACGCCTGTTCGACTACCGGGCACCGGCCGGCATGGCGCGCTCCGCGCTGACCCCGGGCATGCGTTTGCGTGTTCCGTTCGGGCGCCGCGAGATGATCGGCATCCTCATCGAAATCACCGACCGCAGCGAAGTGCCGGCGGAAAAACTCAAACCTGCCATCGCCCTGCTCGATCCCGTCTCGCCACTGCCCCCGGCACTGTTCAAACTGTGCCTGTGGACAGCCCAGTATTACCAGCACAGCCTGGGCGACACCCTGAGCTGGGCGCTGCCGGTATTGCTGCGCCAGGGCGATCCGGCCGAGGCCCGCCAGGAAAGGTTCTGGCAAATCAGCCCCGGCGCCCGCCTCGACGACCCGCGCATCAGCCGCGCCCCGCGACAACGCGAAGCCCTGGCGACGCTGGCACAACATCCGCACGGGGTTGCCCACCAGCTGCTCGGCAAGTTGATGCTCAGCAAGGACAGCCTCGATTTGCTTCTGGCCAAGGAGCTGGTTCAAGTCGAAGTCCGCCGCCACGCCCCGAGCGAGCGCCACGAGCACTGGCTGGCCCAGCCGGAACTGCCCCTCAACGATGAGCAAAAGGCCGCTTTCAATGCCGTGCAGGCCGGGTTCGGAAGCTTCCATGCGTTCCTGCTGGCCGGGGTGACCGGCAGCGGCAAGACCGAGGTTTATCTACAGCTGATCCGCGAGACCCTGGAAGCCGGCAAGCAGGCGCTGATCCTGATTCCCGAGATCAACCTGGGGCCACAGACCCTGGCCCGTTTCGAGCAACGTTTCAACGCGCGGATCGCGCTGCTGCACTCGGCGGTCAATGATCGCGAGCGCCTCGAGGCCTGGCTGGCAGCCCGCGACGGCGAGGCCGACATCATCATCGGCACGCGTTCGGCCCTGTTCACCCCGATGAAGAACCCGGGCCTGATCATCATCGACGAGGAGCACGACGGCTCCTATAAACAGCAAGAGGGCCTGCGCTATCACGCCCGCGACCTGGCCCTTGTCCGTGCCCGGCAGGAAAACATCCCGATTCTGCTCGGCTCGGCCACGCCGTCGCTGGAAAGCCTGCATAACGCCCATAACGGTCGATATGGCCTGCTGCGTCTCAATCATCGGGCCGGTGGTGCCCAGCAACCCCGCTTCCTGCGCCTGGACGTGAAAAGCCGGCCACTGGACAGCGGCATCAGCGGCCCGATGCAGCAAGCCATCGGCCAGACTCTCGCCGCCGGCCAACAAGTATTGGTGTTTCTCAATCGTCGCGGCTTCGCCCCGACCCTGCTCTGCCACGACTGTGGCTGGCTCTCGGAATGCTCGCGCTGCGATGCACGCATGACCGTACACCAGCGTTCCGGCGAGCTGCGCTGCCATCATTGCGGGTATGTCGAGCGCGTGCCCCGGCAGTGCCCGCAATGCGCCAAGGTCGACCTGCGCCCGGTCGGCGCCGGCACCGAGCGCGCCGAAGAACGCTTGAGCATTCTGTTCCCGGACTATCCGGTGTTGCGGGTCGATCGCGACAGCACCTCGCGCAAGGACGCGATGAACCAACTGTTTGCGACCATCCAGCGCGGCCAGCCGTGCATCCTGGTCGGCACCCAGATGCTCGCCAAGGGCCATCACTTTCCGAGGGTGACCCTGGTGTCGATTCTGGATGCCGACGGCGGGCTGTTTTCCGGAGACTTCCGCGCCAGCGAGCGCATGGCGCAGCTGATTGTCCAGGTCGCCGGGCGCGCCGGGCGCGCCGAAGAGCCCGGCAAGGTGATCATCCAGACGCACCTGGCCGACCATCCGCTGCTGGTGCAATTGACCGAGCAGGGCTATTTCGCCTTTGCCGACCAGGCCCTGAGCGAACGCCGTGCCGCCGGCCTGCCGCCCTTCGCCCACCTGGCATTGCTACGCGCCGAAGCGCACAAGCCCGGGCAAGCCGAAGGCTTCCTGGATGAAGCCTGCAGTGAAGCCGAACGCTTGCTGGCGGAACTGAACCTGGGCGGTATCGAACTGCTCGGCCCGGTGCCGGCCCCCATGGAGCGTCGTGCCGGCCGTTACCGGGCGCAACTGCTGCTGCAGGCTAACGCTCGTGCGCCTTTGCACCGTTTGCTCAGTGCCTGGCTGCTGCAACTGGAGCAAATGCCCAGTGGCCGTCAGGTGCGCTGGTCGCTGGATGTGGATCCTGTGGATCTTTATTGA
- the argS gene encoding arginine--tRNA ligase — MKDTIRQLIQQALTQLVNEGVLPEGLTPAIQVENARDKTHGDFASNIAMMLAKPAGMKPRDLAEKIIAALPADEQISKTEIAGPGFLNFFQNTQALAGRLDAALADPKLGVSKTGAPERVVVDLSAPNLAKEMHVGHLRSTIIGDGVARVLESLGDTVIRQNHVGDWGTQFGMLLAYLQEKPATSDELSDLENFYRAAKQRFDESEEFADRARGLVVKLQAGDPECLTLWKRFNEISLSHCQKTYERLNVKLTPADVKGESAYNDDLANVVSDLKAKGLLVESNGAQCVFLEEFKTAEGTPLPVIVQKADGGYLYATTDLAAIRYRSNLLKADRALYFVDQRQALHFQQVFEVARRAGFVTNGMTMEHMGFGTMNGADGRPFKTRDGGTVKLIDLLNEAQERAYTLVKEKNPELAEDDLRNIARVVGIGAVKYADLSKHRTSDYSFNFDLMLNFEGNTAPYLLYAYTRVAGVFRKLSKDLNEVEGQISLQAPQEQDLAARLAQFGEVLNNVAEKGTPHTLCTYLYDVAGLFSSFYENCPILGADSPEQQQSRLRLAALTGRTLKQGLELLGLETLERM, encoded by the coding sequence ATGAAAGACACCATTCGCCAGCTGATCCAACAAGCCCTCACCCAACTCGTCAACGAAGGTGTGTTGCCTGAAGGCTTGACGCCGGCGATCCAGGTGGAAAACGCCCGGGACAAGACCCATGGCGATTTTGCCAGCAATATCGCGATGATGCTGGCCAAGCCTGCCGGCATGAAACCACGCGACCTGGCAGAGAAAATCATTGCCGCGTTGCCGGCCGACGAGCAAATCAGCAAAACGGAAATCGCAGGCCCAGGCTTCCTCAATTTCTTCCAGAATACCCAGGCCCTGGCTGGCCGGCTGGATGCGGCCCTGGCCGATCCGAAACTGGGCGTGAGCAAGACTGGCGCGCCAGAACGGGTCGTCGTCGACCTGTCGGCCCCCAACCTGGCCAAGGAAATGCACGTCGGCCACCTGCGCTCCACCATCATCGGTGACGGCGTGGCGCGGGTCCTGGAGTCTCTCGGTGATACCGTGATCCGCCAGAACCACGTGGGCGACTGGGGTACCCAGTTCGGCATGCTGCTGGCATACCTGCAGGAAAAACCGGCTACCAGCGACGAGCTGTCGGATCTCGAGAACTTCTACCGCGCGGCCAAACAGCGCTTCGACGAGTCCGAAGAGTTCGCCGACCGGGCCCGTGGACTGGTCGTGAAGCTGCAAGCCGGCGACCCGGAATGCCTGACCCTGTGGAAACGCTTCAACGAAATTTCCCTGTCGCACTGCCAGAAGACCTACGAGCGTCTGAACGTCAAACTGACCCCGGCCGACGTCAAAGGCGAAAGCGCCTACAACGATGACCTGGCCAACGTCGTCAGCGACCTCAAGGCCAAGGGCCTGCTGGTGGAAAGCAATGGCGCCCAATGCGTGTTCCTCGAAGAGTTCAAGACCGCCGAAGGCACCCCATTGCCGGTCATCGTACAGAAGGCCGATGGCGGCTACCTGTACGCCACCACCGACCTGGCCGCCATCCGCTACCGCAGCAACTTGCTCAAGGCCGATCGCGCCCTGTATTTCGTCGATCAGCGCCAGGCCCTGCACTTCCAGCAGGTGTTCGAGGTCGCCCGTCGCGCCGGCTTCGTCACCAACGGCATGACCATGGAGCACATGGGCTTCGGCACCATGAACGGCGCCGATGGCCGTCCGTTCAAGACCCGTGACGGCGGCACCGTGAAACTGATCGACCTGCTCAACGAAGCGCAGGAACGCGCCTATACCCTGGTCAAGGAAAAGAACCCGGAGCTGGCCGAAGACGACCTGCGCAACATTGCCAGGGTGGTCGGGATCGGCGCGGTGAAATACGCCGACCTGTCCAAGCATCGTACCAGTGACTACAGCTTCAACTTCGACCTGATGCTCAACTTCGAAGGCAACACCGCGCCCTACCTGCTGTACGCCTACACCCGCGTGGCCGGCGTGTTCCGCAAGCTGAGCAAGGACCTCAACGAAGTCGAGGGCCAGATCTCGCTGCAGGCGCCGCAAGAGCAAGACCTGGCTGCCCGCCTGGCCCAATTTGGCGAAGTACTGAACAACGTCGCCGAAAAGGGCACGCCGCATACGCTGTGTACCTATCTGTATGATGTCGCCGGCCTGTTCTCCAGCTTCTACGAGAACTGCCCGATCCTCGGTGCCGACAGCCCCGAGCAACAACAGAGCCGACTGCGCCTGGCAGCCCTGACCGGTCGCACCCTGAAGCAAGGCCTGGAATTGTTGGGCCTGGAAACCCTGGAGCGCATGTAA
- the hslU gene encoding ATP-dependent protease ATPase subunit HslU, protein MPMTPREIVHELNRHIIGQDDAKRAVAIALRNRWRRMQLPQELRVEVTPKNILMIGPTGVGKTEIARRLAKLANAPFIKVEATKFTEVGYVGRDVDSIIRDLADAAIKLLREQEMIKVRHRAEDAAEDRILDALLPPARTGFNEDQVQSQDSNTRQLFRKRLREGQLDDKEIEIEVAESIGVDISAPPGMEEMTNQLQSLFANMGKGKRKSRKLKVKEALKLVRDEEAGRLVNEEELKANALEAVEQHGIVFIDEIDKVAKRGNSGGVDVSREGVQRDLLPLIEGCTVNTKLGMVKTDHILFIASGAFHLSKPSDLVPELQGRLPIRVELKALTPEDFERILSEPHASLTEQYRELLKTEGLNIEFLPDGIKRLAEIAWQVNEKTENIGARRLHTLLERLLEEVSFSAGDLASAHNEEPIRIDANYVNSHLGELAQNEDLSRYIL, encoded by the coding sequence ATGCCCATGACCCCCCGCGAAATCGTCCACGAACTCAATCGCCATATCATTGGCCAGGACGACGCCAAGCGCGCCGTTGCCATTGCCCTGCGCAACCGCTGGCGGCGCATGCAGTTGCCGCAAGAGCTGCGCGTAGAAGTCACGCCCAAGAACATTCTAATGATCGGCCCGACCGGCGTCGGCAAGACCGAAATCGCCCGACGCCTGGCCAAACTGGCCAATGCGCCCTTTATCAAGGTCGAAGCGACCAAGTTCACCGAAGTCGGTTATGTCGGTCGTGACGTGGATTCGATTATTCGCGACCTGGCCGATGCGGCGATCAAGCTGTTGCGCGAGCAGGAAATGATCAAGGTTCGCCACCGTGCCGAAGATGCCGCCGAAGACCGCATCCTCGATGCTCTCCTGCCGCCGGCACGCACCGGCTTCAATGAAGATCAGGTGCAGAGCCAGGACTCCAACACTCGCCAGCTGTTCCGCAAGCGCCTGCGCGAAGGCCAGCTGGATGACAAGGAAATCGAGATCGAAGTCGCCGAGTCGATTGGCGTCGACATCTCAGCGCCGCCTGGCATGGAAGAAATGACCAACCAGCTGCAAAGCCTCTTCGCCAATATGGGCAAGGGCAAGCGCAAGAGCCGCAAGCTGAAGGTCAAGGAAGCACTCAAACTGGTTCGTGACGAAGAAGCCGGTCGCCTGGTCAATGAAGAAGAGCTCAAGGCCAATGCGCTGGAAGCGGTCGAACAGCACGGCATTGTGTTCATCGACGAAATCGACAAGGTCGCCAAACGCGGCAACTCCGGCGGCGTAGACGTGTCTCGCGAGGGCGTACAGCGCGATTTGCTGCCGCTGATCGAAGGCTGCACGGTCAACACCAAGCTGGGCATGGTCAAGACCGACCACATCCTGTTCATCGCCTCCGGTGCGTTCCACCTGAGCAAGCCAAGCGATCTGGTACCCGAGCTGCAAGGTCGCCTGCCAATCCGCGTCGAACTCAAGGCCCTGACCCCGGAAGACTTCGAGCGTATTCTCAGCGAGCCGCACGCATCATTGACCGAGCAATATCGCGAGCTGCTGAAGACCGAAGGCCTGAACATCGAGTTCTTGCCCGATGGCATCAAGCGCCTGGCCGAGATCGCCTGGCAGGTCAACGAGAAGACCGAGAACATCGGCGCCCGTCGCCTGCACACCCTGCTCGAGCGCCTGCTCGAAGAGGTGTCGTTCAGTGCCGGGGACCTGGCCAGCGCCCATAATGAAGAGCCGATCCGCATCGACGCGAACTACGTCAACAGCCACCTGGGTGAATTGGCACAGAACGAAGACCTGTCTCGTTATATTCTGTAG
- the phaC gene encoding class II poly(R)-hydroxyalkanoic acid synthase, whose amino-acid sequence MSFKNNEELQRQASEHTLGLNPVIGLRGKDLLTSARMVLRQAIKQPLHSAKHVAHFGVELKNVFFGKSGLQPAGDDRRFLDPAWSQNPLYRRYMQTYLAWRKELHDWIETSNLSDKDINRGHFVINLMTEAMSPTNTAANPAAVKRFFETGGKSLLDGLSHLAKDLVNNGGMPSQVNMDAFEVGKSLGTSEGSVVFRNDVLELIQYRPTTEQVHERPLLVVPPQINKFYVFDLSPDKSLARFCLRSQVQTFIVSWRNPTKAQREWGLSTYIDALKEAVDVVTAITGSKDVNMLGACSGGITCTALLGHYAALGEKKVNALTLLVSVLDTTLDSDVALFVDEQTLESAKRHSYQAGVLEGSEMAKVFAWMRPNDLIWNYWVNNYLLGNQPPAFDILFWNNDTTRLPAAFHGDLIDMFKTNPLTRPDALEVCGTPIDLKQVTSDIYSLAGTNDHITPWKSCYNSAKLFGGKVEFVLSNSGHIQSILNPPGNPKARYMTNSEMPEQAQEWQENSNKHTDSWWLHWQAWQAERSGKLKKAPTILGNKNFPAGEAAPGTYVHER is encoded by the coding sequence ATGAGTTTCAAGAATAACGAAGAGCTACAGCGTCAAGCCTCTGAACACACCCTGGGTTTGAACCCGGTCATTGGCTTGCGTGGTAAGGATTTGCTGACTTCTGCTCGAATGGTGCTGCGTCAGGCCATCAAACAACCACTGCACAGTGCCAAGCACGTTGCGCACTTCGGGGTCGAACTGAAGAACGTCTTCTTTGGTAAATCGGGCTTGCAACCGGCGGGGGACGATCGTCGCTTCCTTGATCCGGCCTGGAGCCAGAACCCACTGTACCGCCGCTACATGCAGACATACCTGGCCTGGCGCAAGGAACTGCATGACTGGATCGAAACCAGCAACCTCTCGGACAAGGACATCAATCGCGGTCACTTCGTGATCAACCTGATGACTGAAGCCATGTCGCCGACCAACACCGCGGCCAACCCCGCAGCGGTCAAGCGCTTCTTCGAAACCGGTGGCAAGAGCCTGCTCGATGGCCTCTCCCATCTGGCCAAGGACCTGGTGAACAACGGCGGCATGCCAAGCCAGGTCAACATGGACGCCTTCGAGGTCGGCAAGAGCCTGGGCACCAGCGAAGGCTCGGTGGTGTTTCGCAACGACGTGCTGGAGTTGATCCAGTACCGCCCTACCACCGAACAGGTCCATGAGCGCCCGTTGCTGGTAGTGCCTCCGCAAATCAACAAGTTCTATGTTTTCGACCTGAGCCCGGATAAAAGCCTGGCGCGCTTTTGCCTGCGCAGCCAGGTGCAGACCTTTATCGTCAGCTGGCGCAACCCGACCAAGGCCCAACGCGAGTGGGGCCTTTCGACCTATATCGACGCCCTGAAAGAAGCCGTGGACGTGGTGACGGCCATCACCGGCAGCAAGGACGTCAACATGCTCGGTGCCTGCTCGGGCGGCATCACTTGCACAGCCCTGCTCGGCCACTATGCGGCGCTGGGCGAGAAGAAGGTCAATGCCCTGACTCTGCTGGTCAGCGTGCTCGACACCACCCTCGATTCCGACGTCGCCCTGTTCGTCGACGAGCAGACCCTGGAATCGGCCAAGCGCCATTCCTACCAGGCCGGCGTGCTCGAAGGCAGCGAGATGGCCAAGGTCTTCGCCTGGATGCGTCCCAATGACCTGATCTGGAACTACTGGGTCAACAACTACCTGTTAGGCAACCAGCCTCCGGCCTTCGACATCCTGTTCTGGAACAACGACACCACACGGTTGCCGGCAGCGTTTCACGGCGACCTGATCGACATGTTCAAAACCAACCCACTGACCCGGCCCGATGCACTGGAAGTGTGCGGAACGCCGATCGACCTGAAGCAGGTCACCAGTGACATCTACAGCCTGGCCGGCACCAACGACCACATCACGCCATGGAAGTCCTGCTACAACTCCGCCAAACTGTTTGGCGGCAAGGTTGAATTCGTACTCTCCAACAGCGGCCATATCCAGAGCATTCTGAACCCGCCCGGCAACCCGAAAGCTCGCTATATGACCAACAGCGAGATGCCGGAGCAGGCGCAGGAATGGCAAGAGAACTCCAACAAGCACACCGATTCCTGGTGGTTGCACTGGCAGGCATGGCAAGCGGAGCG